A single Paraburkholderia sp. FT54 DNA region contains:
- the rplD gene encoding 50S ribosomal protein L4 — MELKLLNANGQEGAGVSASDVVFGRDYNEALIHQVVVAYQANARSGNRAQKDREQVKHTTKKPWRQKGTGRARAGMSSSPLWRGGGRIFPNSPEENFSHKVNKKMHRAGLCSIFSQLAREGRISVVDELTLEAPKTKLLAEKFKAMGLDSVLVITDTVDENLYLASRNLAHVAVVEPRYADPLSLIYFKKILITKAAVAQIEELLS, encoded by the coding sequence ATGGAACTTAAGCTCCTGAATGCCAATGGTCAGGAAGGTGCAGGCGTTAGCGCATCGGACGTCGTGTTCGGCCGCGATTACAACGAAGCCCTGATTCACCAAGTGGTAGTGGCGTATCAAGCGAATGCCCGTAGCGGCAACCGCGCGCAGAAGGACCGTGAGCAAGTCAAGCACACGACCAAGAAGCCGTGGCGCCAGAAGGGTACGGGCCGCGCTCGTGCCGGTATGTCGTCGAGCCCGCTGTGGCGCGGCGGTGGCCGGATCTTCCCGAATTCGCCGGAAGAAAACTTTTCGCACAAGGTCAACAAGAAGATGCATCGCGCAGGTCTCTGCTCGATCTTCTCGCAGCTGGCCCGCGAAGGCCGCATTTCGGTGGTCGACGAGCTGACGCTCGAAGCGCCGAAGACGAAGCTGCTGGCCGAAAAATTCAAGGCGATGGGTCTCGACTCCGTGCTGGTGATTACCGACACGGTTGACGAAAACCTGTACCTCGCGTCGCGCAACCTCGCCCACGTGGCGGTTGTCGAGCCGCGTTACGCCGACCCGCTGTCGCTGATCTACTTCAAGAAGATCCTGATCACGAAGGCTGCGGTCGCCCAGATCGAGGAGTTGCTGTCATGA
- the rplW gene encoding 50S ribosomal protein L23, whose amino-acid sequence MSEIRKNDHRLMQVLLAPVISEKATLVADKNEQVVFEVAPNATKQEVKAAVELLFKVEVNSVNVLVSKGKAKRFGRFMGKRKDVKKAYVCLKPGQEINFEAEAK is encoded by the coding sequence ATGAGCGAGATTCGCAAGAACGATCATCGTTTGATGCAGGTCCTGCTCGCGCCGGTGATCTCCGAAAAGGCGACGCTGGTGGCCGACAAGAACGAGCAAGTTGTGTTCGAAGTCGCGCCCAATGCCACGAAGCAGGAAGTGAAAGCTGCAGTCGAGCTGCTGTTCAAGGTGGAAGTCAATTCCGTCAATGTGCTGGTCTCGAAGGGCAAAGCCAAGCGCTTTGGCCGCTTCATGGGCAAGCGCAAGGACGTGAAGAAAGCGTACGTCTGCCTGAAGCCCGGCCAGGAAATCAACTTTGAAGCGGAGGCCAAGTAA
- the rplB gene encoding 50S ribosomal protein L2 — MAIVKVKPTSPGRRAMVKVVNKELHKGKPYAPLLDSQSSTAGRNNNGHITTRHKGGGHKHHYRVVDFRRNKDGIAAKVERLEYDPNRSANIALVLYADGERKYIIAPKGVTVGQQLMSGSEAPIRAGNTLPIRNIPVGTTIHCIEMLPGKGAQMARSAGTSAMLLAREGIYAQVRLRSGEIRRVHVECRATIGEVGNEEHSLRQIGKAGANRWRGIRPTVRGVAMNPVDHPHGGGEGKTAAGRDPVSPWGTPAKGYRTRSNKRTTSMIVQRRHKR; from the coding sequence ATGGCAATCGTTAAAGTTAAGCCGACTTCGCCGGGTCGCCGTGCGATGGTCAAGGTGGTCAACAAGGAACTGCACAAGGGCAAGCCGTACGCACCGCTGCTCGATTCGCAATCCTCGACCGCCGGCCGTAACAACAACGGTCACATCACCACCCGTCATAAGGGCGGTGGTCACAAGCATCACTATCGCGTCGTCGATTTCCGTCGCAACAAGGACGGTATCGCAGCGAAGGTCGAACGTCTTGAGTACGACCCGAACCGTAGCGCGAACATCGCGCTGGTTCTGTACGCAGACGGCGAGCGCAAGTACATCATCGCTCCGAAGGGTGTGACGGTTGGTCAGCAATTGATGTCGGGTTCGGAAGCGCCGATCCGCGCAGGTAACACGCTGCCGATCCGCAACATTCCGGTCGGTACGACGATTCACTGCATCGAAATGCTGCCGGGCAAGGGCGCGCAAATGGCGCGTTCGGCTGGTACGTCGGCGATGCTGCTGGCTCGTGAAGGCATCTACGCACAGGTCCGCCTGCGCTCGGGTGAAATCCGCCGCGTTCACGTTGAATGCCGCGCGACGATTGGTGAAGTTGGTAACGAAGAGCATAGCCTCCGTCAAATCGGTAAGGCTGGCGCGAACCGCTGGCGCGGTATCCGCCCGACGGTGCGTGGCGTTGCAATGAACCCGGTCGATCACCCGCACGGTGGTGGTGAAGGCAAGACGGCTGCAGGTCGCGATCCGGTGAGCCCGTGGGGCACGCCTGCTAAGGGTTATCGCACCCGCAGCAACAAGCGCACGACGAGCATGATCGTCCAGCGCCGTCACAAGCGTTAA
- the rpsS gene encoding 30S ribosomal protein S19 gives MARSVKKGPFCDAHLLKKVEAAAASRDKKPIKTWSRRSTILPDFIGLTIAVHNGRQHVPVYISENMVGHKLGEFALTRTFKGHAADKKAKK, from the coding sequence ATGGCACGTTCTGTAAAAAAAGGTCCGTTCTGCGACGCCCATTTGCTGAAGAAAGTTGAGGCGGCAGCAGCTTCGCGGGATAAGAAGCCGATCAAAACCTGGTCGCGCCGTTCGACGATCCTCCCGGATTTCATCGGTCTGACGATCGCCGTTCATAACGGCCGTCAACACGTTCCGGTGTACATCTCGGAAAACATGGTCGGCCACAAGCTTGGCGAGTTTGCATTGACCCGTACGTTCAAGGGTCACGCAGCCGACAAGAAGGCTAAGAAATAA
- the rplV gene encoding 50S ribosomal protein L22 yields MMEVKAIHRGARISAQKTRLVADQIRGLPVDKALNVLTFSPKKAAGIVKKVVLSAIANAEHNEGADIDELKITSIYIDKAASLKRFTARAKGRGNRIEKQSCHITVTVGN; encoded by the coding sequence ATGATGGAAGTGAAAGCAATTCATCGCGGTGCCCGCATCTCGGCGCAGAAAACGCGCCTTGTGGCTGACCAGATCCGCGGTTTGCCGGTCGACAAGGCGCTGAACGTTCTGACGTTCTCGCCGAAGAAGGCTGCGGGAATCGTGAAAAAGGTCGTGCTGTCGGCGATCGCGAATGCGGAGCATAACGAAGGCGCCGATATCGATGAGCTCAAGATCACGAGCATCTACATCGACAAGGCTGCGTCGCTCAAGCGTTTTACTGCGCGCGCTAAAGGCCGCGGTAACCGCATCGAGAAGCAATCCTGTCACATCACTGTGACGGTCGGGAATTAA
- the rpsC gene encoding 30S ribosomal protein S3 yields MGQKIHPTGFRLAVSRNWASRWYANNNNFAAMLQEDIGVREYLKKKLKNASVGRVVIERPAKNARITIFSSRPGVVIGKKGEDIELLKSELQKRMGVPVHVNIEEIRKPETDAQLIADSITQQLERRIMFRRAMKRAMQNAMRLGAQGIKIMSAGRLNGIEIARTEWYREGRVPLHTLRADIDYATSEAKTTYGIIGVKVWVYKGDTLGRNDAPVVEEVAEEKRPRRNARPGGDRRPRRDGEGGGPAGARRGAPRRAGGAGGDGKTGE; encoded by the coding sequence ATGGGACAGAAAATTCATCCGACTGGCTTCCGTTTGGCCGTCAGCCGCAATTGGGCGTCGCGTTGGTACGCGAACAACAACAATTTCGCGGCGATGTTGCAGGAAGACATCGGTGTTCGTGAATACCTGAAGAAGAAGCTAAAGAACGCGTCCGTCGGCCGTGTGGTGATCGAGCGTCCTGCAAAGAACGCCCGCATCACGATTTTCAGCTCGCGTCCGGGTGTCGTGATCGGTAAGAAGGGTGAAGACATTGAACTGCTGAAGTCCGAGCTGCAAAAGCGCATGGGCGTTCCGGTTCACGTCAACATCGAAGAAATCCGCAAGCCGGAAACCGATGCGCAACTGATCGCGGATTCGATCACGCAACAGCTCGAGCGCCGGATTATGTTCCGCCGCGCGATGAAGCGTGCGATGCAAAACGCAATGCGTCTGGGTGCTCAAGGCATCAAGATCATGAGCGCTGGCCGCCTGAACGGTATCGAAATCGCTCGTACGGAATGGTATCGCGAAGGTCGCGTGCCGCTTCATACGCTGCGCGCCGATATCGACTACGCAACTTCGGAAGCGAAGACGACGTACGGCATCATCGGTGTGAAGGTGTGGGTCTACAAGGGCGACACGCTCGGCCGCAACGACGCACCGGTGGTCGAAGAAGTCGCCGAAGAAAAGCGTCCGCGCCGTAACGCACGTCCGGGTGGTGATCGCCGTCCGCGTCGCGATGGTGAAGGTGGTGGCCCGGCAGGTGCACGCCGTGGCGCTCCCCGTCGTGCTGGCGGTGCCGGCGGCGACGGGAAGACTGGAGAATAA
- the rplP gene encoding 50S ribosomal protein L16, producing the protein MLQPKRRKYRKEQKGRNTGIATRGNAVSFGEFGLKAIGRGRLTARQIEAARRAMTRHIKRGGRIWIRIFPDKPISHKPAEVRMGNGKGNPEYYVAEIQPGKMLYEMDGVTEELAREAFRLAAAKLPLKTTFIVRQLGA; encoded by the coding sequence ATGCTGCAACCGAAACGCAGAAAGTATCGCAAAGAGCAGAAGGGTCGTAACACCGGTATCGCTACCCGCGGCAACGCGGTGTCGTTCGGTGAGTTCGGCCTGAAGGCTATCGGTCGTGGTCGCTTGACCGCGCGCCAGATTGAAGCGGCACGTCGTGCAATGACGCGTCACATCAAGCGTGGTGGCCGCATCTGGATCCGCATCTTCCCGGACAAGCCGATCTCGCACAAGCCGGCTGAAGTACGTATGGGTAACGGTAAAGGTAACCCTGAGTACTACGTCGCAGAGATTCAACCGGGCAAGATGCTGTACGAAATGGACGGCGTAACCGAAGAGCTGGCACGCGAAGCGTTCCGTCTGGCTGCAGCTAAGCTGCCGCTCAAGACGACGTTTATCGTGCGTCAGCTCGGCGCCTAA
- the rpmC gene encoding 50S ribosomal protein L29, which translates to MKASELHQKDQAALNKELSDLLKAQFGLRMQLATQQLTNTSQLKKVRRDIARVRTVLTEKANQK; encoded by the coding sequence ATGAAGGCTTCCGAACTTCACCAGAAAGATCAGGCCGCGCTCAACAAGGAGCTGTCGGACCTGTTGAAGGCGCAATTCGGCCTGCGCATGCAACTCGCGACCCAGCAGCTCACGAACACGAGCCAGTTGAAGAAGGTTCGTCGCGACATCGCACGTGTGCGGACCGTCCTGACTGAGAAGGCGAACCAGAAATGA
- the rpsQ gene encoding 30S ribosomal protein S17 yields MNDSVKTSLKRTLVGKVVSNKMDKTVTVLVEHRVKHPIYGKYVVRSKKYHAHDDANTYNEGDLVEIQETRPISKTKAWVVARLVEAARVI; encoded by the coding sequence ATGAACGATAGCGTAAAAACCTCGCTCAAGCGGACGCTGGTCGGCAAGGTCGTCAGCAACAAGATGGACAAGACGGTCACCGTGCTGGTTGAGCACCGCGTGAAGCACCCGATCTACGGCAAGTACGTTGTGCGTTCGAAGAAGTACCACGCGCACGACGATGCGAACACGTACAACGAGGGCGACCTCGTTGAAATCCAGGAAACGCGTCCGATTTCGAAGACGAAAGCTTGGGTTGTGGCTCGCCTGGTCGAGGCTGCTCGCGTCATCTGA
- the rplN gene encoding 50S ribosomal protein L14 gives MIQTETRLEVADNTGAREVMCIKVLGGSKRRYASIGDIIKVTVKEATPRGRVKKGEIYNAVVVRTAKGVRRQDGSLIKFDGNAAVLLNAKLEPIGTRIFGPVTRELRSERFMKIVSLAPEVL, from the coding sequence ATGATCCAGACCGAAACTCGGCTTGAAGTGGCCGACAACACGGGTGCGCGTGAAGTCATGTGCATCAAGGTGCTCGGCGGCTCGAAGCGTCGTTATGCCAGCATTGGCGACATCATCAAGGTGACCGTCAAAGAAGCAACGCCGCGCGGGCGCGTGAAGAAAGGCGAAATTTACAACGCCGTGGTGGTTCGCACCGCCAAGGGCGTGCGCCGTCAGGACGGCTCGCTGATCAAGTTCGATGGCAACGCCGCTGTGTTGTTGAATGCCAAGCTCGAACCTATTGGCACCCGTATTTTCGGGCCTGTCACGCGCGAGTTGCGCAGCGAACGATTCATGAAGATCGTTTCGTTGGCACCTGAAGTGCTGTAA